The genomic region TAAATTACGGGGCTGGGGGCGCTTCGCGCCGACCGTCCGTGCCGGACGGAAGAGTCTCTACGCCTGCGATCCTTGGTCTTCCGTCCGGGACGGTGGGCGCCCTTTGGGCACTGGTTGCGAAGCAACCCCCAGCCCCGTACTTCAGTGCGGGGTTCAATGCGCTCGCTGTAGCCCCGTAATTTATTGTGGGGTGGGGGAAAACCTACTCCGAAACTACATCAGTCCCCAAAGTGACTCCACTGTCGTTAAACGTGTCCACCGTGAAGAAGTAAGAAACGCCGACGTTGAGCGTGTGGATGCTGAGCGTGCTGGCGCCGTAGACCTGATAGTTGCTGAAGAGTTTGTCCTTGGCGACGCCATAGCGGACGATATAACCGTCCGCGCCGGCGACGGGCTTCCAGGAAATCGTGGCCTGGCGCCCGTCCGCGGCGTCTCGCTTGACCTGGACGCCTTCGGGCTTTTGGGGCGCCTTCCCCAGACCGCTGCCGAAGAGGCGCAGGCCGCTGATTGAGAATTTGGCGCCGCCTGGGGTGTGCGTATTGGTGATTCGGGCGTAGCGGGCCGTGACGGGTTTCTCCAGCGGGATGTAGTCGTGCGGCGAATCGCGCTTCTCGACGCTGCGGTCTACAATGGTCGTCCAGGTCTTGCCGTCGGCGCTCACGTCGAGTTTATAGCCGTAGCCGTCCTGAAGCAGGCCAAGCTGCGTGGAGCCTTCATCGGCGAAGTTGATCTGGGCGGCGTCGATGCGGCACGATTTTCCAAGATCGACCTGAAGCCATTCGCCCGGATCGCCCGTTTTGGCCGACCACCAGGTGCGCATGTCTTCGTCAAACGCCGCTTCGATCGGATGCGCGTCAAGCGTGGAGGACGCCGTCGCCGTCTTTTGATAATCTAAGAGCATCCAGCCGGTCAGGTTGCCTTTGGACGGGTCTTTGACGACGCCTGGGGCATACTGGGGGTAGTCGCCGAGGTAAGTGTCGCAGACCATCTGGCCGTCGCGGGTAAACCAGGCGGGGAAGACGCCGAGACGGCGCTCGAACATATGGCGAATGGAGATCGTCATGGTCGCGATATGCCAATATCGCCCGCCGAGGTCCTGAAACGTCGAGCTGTGGCCCGCGCCGGTCGCGAAGCCCGTGGGTTTGAGCGAGAAAGGGCTGTAGGGCGCATAAGTGAATGGCCCGAGAGGATGGTCGCCGACATAAACGCCGTCGTTGTAGGATTTGTACTGGGTTCCGGGGGCGGAATACTGAAGGTAGTATTTGCCGTCGTGTTTGGTCATCCAGGAGCCTTCGATCCAGGCGCCGGAATCTTTGTAGGGCGGGGTGTCGGTCGGCTCGGCCGGGATCTCCCCGCCGTGTTTGGGCGTGACGCCCGCGAAAAACGGGATCCGCGCCGTGAGCGGCTTGAAGCCGTTCTTGGGGTCCAGCTCCTGACCACCGATGGGGTCCTTGTCGCTGCATCCGCTGTAGAGGTAAACGCGTCCGTCGTCGTCCCGGAACAGGGCTGGATCGCCCTGATTTTGCGTGTCGCTGACGAGCTTCCATTGGCCTTTGCCGGGATCGTCGCTTTCGTAGATGCCCGCGCCGCCGACGGTCCAGTACATCTTGCCGCCGATCTCCATCACGGTGGGCGCGTAGTTGTCGATCGGCAGCCCCGCCGGCGTCACGAACGTCCAGTGAACAAAGTCTTTGGAGCGCCAGTATCCCAGGCTTTTGGAAGGGAACAGCCAGTATTCGCCCTGATAAACGATCATCGTCGGATCGGCCGCTTCCCGCCGGCTGGGATCTTCGGCTTGAAATCGATAGGGAAGATCCATCGGATTGCAGATGGTCGGCGCTCGGCCGGCGGCGAACGCCGGCGCCGCATGGAATAGCAATGGGAGCGAAGGGGCAAAAAGGGTGACAAGTGAGAGACAGGTCCGCGCAGACTTGAATTTCGTTTTCATAACCCTAGCATACCATGAGTATTTGAATTTTTAATAATTTACACCAGTGTAATATGAAAATTAAAAATCGCGCCATTCTTTCTTGACACTCAAGGGAAGCGTCTGCTAAGATTGAGAAAATACTGGATTTCAAATGGATTGAAAACGGATTGGTGATGAAGTTGTGAATCGGCGATCATTTGTCAAGCTTATGGGAGCCGCCGCGCTTCTCCATTCGGCTTCCTACGGCGCCGGCAAAGCCGACGCCGCTAAGAACGGGAAGATCGATCGGAAGGCGCTGGTCGATCGGCATAAGATTGCGCTCGCCCGGCCGGATGCGATGACGCCGCTGACGGTCGGCAACGGCGAATTTGCATTTACCGCCGACATTACGGGGCTGCAGACCTTTCCGGACTTTCATGGAAATGGGATGTTGTTGCAGACGATGGCGCAGTGGGCGTGGCATACGACCCCCGATGATCATCGCTATCATCTTTCCGACACGTTCAACCCGTACGACAGCCATGGCCGCTCCGTGCCTTACCCGAGCGGCGACGAAAACGGCGGCGGGTTTGGCGACGGCGGACCGGCGGCGCAGTGGCTGAACAGCAATCCCCATAAGTTCGATCTTGGCCGCATCGGCCTTCTCCTGCCGTCGATCGATCAGCGGGCGGTGACAATCGACGATATCACGGAGATCGTCCAGGAGCTCGATCTCTGGAGCGGGCTGCTGTCGAGCCGTTTTCGCCTCGCCGGCCAGCCGGTCCTGGTGGAAACGGCGGCGCATCCCACGCTGGATGTCGTGGCGGCGCGCATTACCTCTCCGCTGGTCCGCGAGGGAGCGCTTGGCGCGCGGCTGCAATTTTCCTACGCGCCGCCCGACTGGATGCATCCCAGCGATTGGGGGCAGCCCGACCGCCACACGACCACGGTGAGCGTCGCCAAGGACGAATACCGGTTTGCCCGCCGGCTGGACGGCGTCACCCAATATTCCGCGCGCGCCGCCGTTTCGCCGGGAAGCGATCATCGGCAAATCTCGACGCACGAACATACGTGGACGGCGAAGGGGCAGCCGTCGCTCGATCTGGTCATCGCCTTTGGGCCGGAGGCCATGGAGAAAACGCATGGGAGCGTTCCGTCGTTCGATCAAGTCCGCCAGGACGCCATGCGTCATTGGAAGACTTTCTGGTCAACGGGCGGCGCCATCGACCTTTCCGAGAGCCGGGACAGCCGCTGGAAGGAGCTGGAGCGGCGCATCGTGCTTTCGCAGTATCAAACGGCTGTCAACAGCGCTGGCTCGCTGCCGCCGCAGGAGACCGGTCTCGTTCAGAACAGTTGGTACGGCAAGTTCCACCATGAGATGCACTGGTGGCACGCCGCGCATTTCCCGCAATGGGGGCGCGAGGCGCTCTTGATGCGAAGTTTGGACTACTACCGCCGCATCCTGCCGGTCGCGCGCGAAACCGCTCAGCGCATCGGCTGCCGGGGCGCGCGCTGGCCGAAAATGGTGGGGCCGGAGGGGCGCGAAAGTCCCAACCGCATTAACCCCTTTTTGACCTGGCAGCAGCCGCATCCGATCCATTTCGCCGAGCTGATTTATCAGGCGAAGCCGACAGAAGAGACGCTGCAATTTTTCAAGGAGATCGTGCTGGAAAGCGCGGAGTTTATGGCGTCCTTTCCGTGGTGGAACGCGGAGCGCGGCTGCTATGAGCTGGGGGCGCCGATTGTCGCGCCCTATGAGAACAATTACAACGACCGGCGCGCGTCGAAAAACCCAACCTTCGATCTTACCTACTGGTCGTGGGCGCTGGGCGTCGCCCAGCAATGGCGTGAGCGCCTCGGCATGGCCCGCTCCCAGGAGTGGGACCATGTCCGGCAAAACTTCGCGCCATTGACCGTCCGCGACGGTGTCTACCGGGAGATCGAGCAGATCGACGCCGGAATTGGCGGGCACCCAACGATGCTGGGCGCTTTGGGCGTTGTCCCGCACACGCCGCTCGTGGATCGCCCGACCATGCAGCGCACATTGGATTTCGTGCTGACAAAGTGGCCGCGCGGCGAGACCTGGGGATGGGATTATCCGATGATGGCGATGACGGCCGCGCGTCTCGGCCGGCCAGACCAGGCCATTGAAGCGCTGTTTATCGACACGCCCAAGAACGTGTATCTCGCCAACGGCCACAACTACCAGCAGTCCATCCTGCCGCTGTATCTGCCCGGCAACGGCGGCCTGCTCTTCGCCACGGCGATGATGGCCGCCGGCTGGAAGGGAGCGCCCCCGGGGCACGCGCCCGGCTTTCCGACGGAAGACCAGGGCTGGACGGTACGCTGGGAAGGCTTGCGACCGGCGCTTTGAAGATGGAAGATCGGCCTCGGATGCATTGGAACCCGGTTATGAAACCCGGGCCTGGGAGCGCAAGGCGCTAACCGTCCGTGCCGGACGGAGGATATTTGTCATCGACCACCGGCATTTGCGTCCGGCGCCGGGTACCCCCTGGGTGGTTAGCGGCTCTGGCCGCTCCCAGACCCGGGTTTCATAACCGGGGAGCGTATGCGTATGCGGCTACGAAAATCCTATCCTATCAACCCATCGCCGCATATTTCATCTCATTTGCTCAGAAAATCCCGGACTGTGTCCCGGATGTCCTTCCCCGTATCCGTCAAGCTCGCCGCCGGAACGCCGTATTCGGAAGTCGCCTCGTAATCCACGAAGGCGACCGCGACGGGGGCGTCGCCGGCGGGAATCTCTCCCGAAATGATGCTGCCTGGCTTTTTGACGATCAGCTTGCGGATTTCGTCTGGCGTCAGCGTCGCCGTTGAGACATGGTTGGCGAAGGGCATCGCGGAGTAGAGATCGTAGTAGGAGACGGTACGCCTATGGAATGCGCCAAACATGCCGCCGCCAGATGGGTTGAGCGCGACTGACGCGCCCGTGGCTCGGCGCATGGCGTCGACGAGAACTTGTGTCGTGATTCGTTGCCGCTCCTCCGGCGTGGCGCCGGCTTTGGGCAGCGTCCCGGCGTCTTTGAGGAACGGCGCCGTGTAGGGCGCGATGGCGGCCGCGACATCCGGCGCGTCGGAAATCCCCGTTTCGATGGGGATCATCTCATCGTGATAGGTTTTGAGAGTCCAGCCCTTCGCGCCGCGCAGAAACGTCAGGTCGAAGCGGCCGAGGTTCACGCCGAACTCGCCGTCCTGGACGATCGGCGTGACGACGCCGTCCGTATTGACGGCGGCCAGCGGCGTGTAGAGAAATGTGTGTGAATGGCCGCCGACAATGGCGTCCAGGCCCGACGTTCCCTGCGCCAGCAGCATGTCCTGATCGGCGCCGATGTGCGTGAGGGCGATGAGGATATCGCAATCCCGCCGCGCCTTCGGGATCCATTCTTTCGCGGCCTCGATGGGGTCGGTAAACACGAAGCCCTTTGTCTGCGGATATTTCGCCGACGTCTTCGTCGTCAGCCCCAGAAACCCGACCCGCACGCCGCTCCACTGCCGCACGACATACGGCTGCACACCCTCCAGCAGTCCCCCGTCGCTCGCCCGCACATTGGCGCAAACCCACGGAAACCGCGCGCGCTTGATCACGCGCCGCAGCGCCGTCTGCGCTCCGTCGTAATCCTGCTCCTGCGTGGCGTCCCGCCCCTTGAACTCATTGTTGCCGATCGCCGCCAGCTCGTATCCCACCGCGTTCATCGCTTCAATATCCGCGACGCCTTCATACGCG from Capsulimonas corticalis harbors:
- a CDS encoding family 43 glycosylhydrolase, which translates into the protein MKTKFKSARTCLSLVTLFAPSLPLLFHAAPAFAAGRAPTICNPMDLPYRFQAEDPSRREAADPTMIVYQGEYWLFPSKSLGYWRSKDFVHWTFVTPAGLPIDNYAPTVMEIGGKMYWTVGGAGIYESDDPGKGQWKLVSDTQNQGDPALFRDDDGRVYLYSGCSDKDPIGGQELDPKNGFKPLTARIPFFAGVTPKHGGEIPAEPTDTPPYKDSGAWIEGSWMTKHDGKYYLQYSAPGTQYKSYNDGVYVGDHPLGPFTYAPYSPFSLKPTGFATGAGHSSTFQDLGGRYWHIATMTISIRHMFERRLGVFPAWFTRDGQMVCDTYLGDYPQYAPGVVKDPSKGNLTGWMLLDYQKTATASSTLDAHPIEAAFDEDMRTWWSAKTGDPGEWLQVDLGKSCRIDAAQINFADEGSTQLGLLQDGYGYKLDVSADGKTWTTIVDRSVEKRDSPHDYIPLEKPVTARYARITNTHTPGGAKFSISGLRLFGSGLGKAPQKPEGVQVKRDAADGRQATISWKPVAGADGYIVRYGVAKDKLFSNYQVYGASTLSIHTLNVGVSYFFTVDTFNDSGVTLGTDVVSE
- a CDS encoding bifunctional metallophosphatase/5'-nucleotidase, whose amino-acid sequence is MIRKPIALLLAVLTLAAPAIHAAPSDLPASTSFPVAPPQPDSFTLTLLHTNDLHGHILPFPYTEAGRSPEENPSRGGAARRATLIRRLRAKIHNPTLLVDAGDTFTRGPLSNAYEGVADIEAMNAVGYELAAIGNNEFKGRDATQEQDYDGAQTALRRVIKRARFPWVCANVRASDGGLLEGVQPYVVRQWSGVRVGFLGLTTKTSAKYPQTKGFVFTDPIEAAKEWIPKARRDCDILIALTHIGADQDMLLAQGTSGLDAIVGGHSHTFLYTPLAAVNTDGVVTPIVQDGEFGVNLGRFDLTFLRGAKGWTLKTYHDEMIPIETGISDAPDVAAAIAPYTAPFLKDAGTLPKAGATPEERQRITTQVLVDAMRRATGASVALNPSGGGMFGAFHRRTVSYYDLYSAMPFANHVSTATLTPDEIRKLIVKKPGSIISGEIPAGDAPVAVAFVDYEATSEYGVPAASLTDTGKDIRDTVRDFLSK